Proteins from one Fragaria vesca subsp. vesca linkage group LG6, FraVesHawaii_1.0, whole genome shotgun sequence genomic window:
- the LOC101310912 gene encoding uncharacterized protein LOC101310912 has protein sequence MGANTIYKVAENIIPPMKENGEHDLVADICKESQKQNFSLNTPITLDSGGKHRICGEIPANKVDHLADKRETDKGNEKSDTMEEARRRNRNKNFPLIRKISQKDSKVLKSLFGKPRKGGHESREEVACSGDFGVSLEDIGLCPTVSISSKVINIWVAYLCQTNSDSWFLPTFFGEQARLNEDPSVVPVSVALTIAHCRLQRFHRRLKHCVQIFILLRDEITNHWFLLVMKLKEKIAKFWDFVPELTSLNRRIEIARATMLLLQTVFASAMLKSFNVYYNFPSFRLSYRIQQI, from the exons ATGGGGGCAAACACCATCTATAAGGTTGCTGAAAATATTATCCCTCCCATGAAGGAGAATGGTGAGCATGATTTGGTGGCAGACATTTGCAAGGAGTCACAAAAACAGAACTTTAGTCTCAACACCCCAATAACATTGGACAGCGGTGGAAAGCATCGAATCTGTGGGGAAATCCCTGCAAACAAG GTTGACCATTTGGCAGATAAGAGGGAGACGGACAAAGGAAATGAAAAAAGTGACACAATGGAAGAGGCCAGACGTAGAAACAGAAACAAGAATTTTCCTTTGATCAGAAAGATATCACAGAAGGATTCTAAGGTCTTAAAGTCCTTATTTGGGAAGCCAAGGAAAGGAGGACATGAGTCCAG GGAAGAAGTTGCCTGCAGTGGGGATTTTGGGGTGTCCCTTGAGGATATTGGTCTTTGCCCGACCGTCTCAATTTCTTCGAAG GTCATAAACATTTGGGTGGCGTACTTGTGTCAGACCAACTCCGACTCATGGTTCTTGCCTACTTTCTTTGGG GAACAAGCCAGGTTAAATGAGGATCCATCTGTTGTCCCTGTTTCAGTGGCATTAACAATTGCTCATTGTCGGCTGCAGAGGTTCCATAGGCGATTAAAGCATTGTGTTCAG ATTTTCATCCTGTTGCGTGATGAAATCACAAACCATTGGTTTTTGTTGGTTATGAAACTAAAGGAGAAAATTGCCAAGTTTTGGGATTTCGTGCCAGAATTGACATCATTGAATAGACGAATTGAGATAGCAAGAGCCACC ATGCTTCTGCTGCAGACGGTGTTTGCAAGTGCAATGTTAAAGTCCTTCAATGTTTATTACAATTTTCCCTCCTTTCGCCTCTCATACCGCATACAACAAATATGA
- the LOC101295247 gene encoding uncharacterized protein LOC101295247 produces the protein MRSLIYGILSIWTKLDWHFCYLRFCLSFAMHFRLLGGLSLLDSYKSDPYGMTTILDICQDLKEKSSGDGRGLYYKAYLIFYTRLYYLWNENLIIEGITRFVFCYIVSVLQKDIWSSFKFQRDLQSQLSTCAELQP, from the exons ATGAGAAGCTTGATATATGGGATTCTGTCTATTTGGACCAAGCTTGATTGGCATTTCTGTTATCTTAGATTTTGTTTGAG CTTTGCAATGCATTTTAGATTATTGGGTGGTTTGAGTCTTCTTGATAGCTACAAGAGTGATCCATATGGCATGACTACGATATTGGATATCTGTCAGGACCTTAAG GAGAAATCTTCTGGAGACGGAAGAGGCCTGTACTATAAGGCTTATTTAATATTCTACACCCGACTATACTACCTCTGGAATGAGAATTTGATAATTGAAGGAATCACTCGCTTCGTTTTTTGCTACATAGTTTCAGT GTTGCAAAAAGATATTTGGAGCAGCTTCAAGTTTCAGAGAGATTTGCAGAGTCAACTGTCTACATGTGCAGAATTACAGCCTTAG
- the LOC101314104 gene encoding uncharacterized protein LOC101314104 encodes MREDDSNWFSRWEEQLPSPEELMPLSQTLISPDLALAFDIRSNPNPNTNTNANDSPQHTPTPPPPPPPASSLPPATPAHPNSSADFADSADLGSGGGGPGDEPARTLKRPRLVWTPQLHKRFVDAVAHLGIKNAVPKTIMQLMSVDGLTRENVASHLQKYRLYLKRMQGLSAGVGAGAGGGGSADPATDHLFASSPVPAHFLHPGRPNSDHFLPFVPVTIQHHHQQQQQHMTAAATHPQMQQTPQYHHHRQPQVGHFGSPPNPNGQFEHPFLARQSQPVHRMGAPIHSPAVPGYIEDMESANATGATGRKVLTLFPTGDN; translated from the coding sequence ATGAGGGAAGACGACTCCAATTGGTTCTCCAGATGGGAAGAACAACTCCCATCTCCTGAGGAGCTTATGCCCTTATCCCAAACCCTAATAAGTCCTGATCTTGCTCTGGCCTTTGACATCAGATCAAATCCCAATCCAAATACCAATACCAATGCTAACGATAGCCCACAGCACACGCCCACACCTCCACCCCCACCCCCACCGGCCAGTTCTTTGCCTCCTGCTACTCCTGCCCATCCCAACTCGTCTGCTGATTTCGCTGACTCCGCTGACCTGGGCTCCGGAGGAGGAGGGCCCGGGGATGAGCCCGCCCGCACCCTTAAGCGGCCCCGCCTAGTGTGGACTCCACAGCTCCACAAGCGCTTTGTCGATGCCGTCGCCCATTTGGGGATCAAGAATGCCGTTCCCAAGACGATAATGCAGCTTATGAGTGTGGATGGGTTGACTAGGGAGAATGTTGCCAGCCATTTGCAGAAGTACCGCCTTTATCTCAAACGAATGCAGGGATTATCTGCTGGGGTTGGTGCTGGCGCCGGTGGAGGAGGTTCCGCTGATCCTGCCACTGATCATTTATTCGCCAGCTCACCAGTTCCAGCTCATTTCTTACACCCAGGAAGGCCTAATTCCGACCATTTCCTGCCGTTTGTTCCTGTGACTATTCAGCATCACCATCAGCAGCAACAGCAGCACATGACAGCAGCTGCCACCCATCCCCAGATGCAGCAGACTCCTCAGTATCACCATCACAGGCAGCCCCAGGTGGGGCATTTTGGTTCCCCACCAAATCCAAACGGTCAATTTGAGCATCCGTTCCTGGCTAGGCAGTCTCAGCCAGTGCATAGGATGGGGGCACCAATTCACAGTCCAGCAGTGCCAGGGTATATTGAGGACATGGAATCAGCGAATGCAACTGGTGCTACTGGCAGGAAAGTTCTTACTCTTTTTCCTACTGGGGATAATTGA